The Apium graveolens cultivar Ventura chromosome 11, ASM990537v1, whole genome shotgun sequence genome has a window encoding:
- the LOC141697854 gene encoding uncharacterized protein LOC141697854 → MWVHFEKYTECLFVIVMLIMYSVSTVEGGCMTAIGDPGMTRDGLRVAIEAWNQCNEVGEEAPGMGSPRQADCFDLEPPDSIAPTSSLNSSPFRLIHRVNQTENTYGIENAQNQGLKDIDVDKYAAWKEVYLGTKCEVSDTPRPWQFWMIMLKSGNMDTLAAACPENGKKAQPFPQDSRFPCFGKGCMNMPRMYHDYTSVQGVTSMKGRFYGTWDLNANVTTAETANETSYYSVTWEKEIGRNESWVFHHFLKTSTKYPWLMLYLRSDATDGFSGGYHYQTRGMTKIVPKSPHFKVRFTLDIKQGGGPRSQFYLMDIGSCWKNNGQPCDGNVTTDVTRYSEMIINPSTEAWCKPDDLGKCPPYHTLSNGTKIHRSDTRNFPYAAYHIYCSPGNAKHIEKPFNYCDPYSNPQPQEILQILPHPAWGEYGYPTQKGQGWVNDSRTWELDVGRLSQSLYFYQDPGTAPFERHWPSIDLGTEIYMSDNQVAEWTVSDFDIVVPDTQSVVSDTQSADA, encoded by the exons ATGTGGGTGCATTTTGAGAAGTACACAGAATGCTTGTTTGTGATTGTAATGTTAATAATGTATTCAGTTTCGACGGTGGAAGGAGGATGTATGACGGCTATAGGTGATCCGGGGATGACGAGAGACGGGCTACGAGTCGCGATAGAGGCATGGAATCAGTGCAATGAGGTTGGTGAAGAAGCTCCTGGTATGGGTAGTCCTCGCCAGGCTGATTGCTTTGATCTTGAGCCTCCTGATTCTATTGCTCCTACTTCATCCCTTAATTCTTCTCCAT TTAGGTTGATCCACAGAGTAAACCAAACAGAAAACACGTATGGAATTGAAAATGCCCAGAACCAAGGACTGAAGGATATCGATGTCGATAAATATGCAGCCTGGAAAGAGGTTTATCTGGGAACCAAATGTGAAGTTTCAGATACACCTAGACCATGGCAGTTTTGGATGATCATGCTGAAAAGTGGCAACATGGACACATTAGCTGCTGCATGCCCTGAAAACGGAAAGAAAGCGCAACCCTTTCCCCAAGACTCTCGTTTCCCTTGCTTTGGCAAAGGCTGCATGAACATGCCAAGGATGTATCATGATTATACAAGTGTTCAAGGGGTCACTTCTATGAAAGGAAGATTTTATGGAACATGGGATCTGAATGCTAATGTTACAACTGCAGAAACAGCAAATGAAACTTCTTATTATTCTGTTACTTGGGAGAAGGAGATTGGTAGAAATGAAAGTTGGGTTTTTCATCATTTCTTGAAGACATCAACTAAATATCCATGGTTGATGCTGTACTTGAGATCAGATGCTACTGATGGATTTTCCGGAGGGTATCATTACCAAACAAGAGGGATGACAAAAATT gTTCCAAAATCACCGCATTTCAAAGTAAGATTCACACTGGATATAAAGCAAGGAGGAGGACCTAGGAGTCAGTTCTACTTGATGGACATAGGAAGCTGTTGGAAGAATAATGGACAGCCTTGCGATGGCAATGTCACCACAGACGTGACACGCTACAGTGAGATGATCATCAATCCAAGCACAGAGGCCTGGTGCAAACCAGATGATCTTGGAAAATGTCCTCCATACCACACTCTGTCAAACGGGACAAAAATTCATCGTTCTGATACACGAAACTTCCCTTATGCAGCTTATCATATTTACTGCTCCCCTGGGAATGCAAAGCATATTGAGAAGCCATTTAACTATTGTGATCCTTACAGCAATCCGCAACCTCAGGAGATACTGCAGATTCTACCACATCCCGCGTGGGGAGAGTATGGATATCCGACACAGAAGGGCCAAGGTTGGGTTAATGATTCAAGAACCTGGGAACTTGATGTTGGCAGACTTTCACAATCACTTTATTTTTACCAG GATCCAGGAACTGCACCCTTTGAGAGGCATTGGCCATCCATCGACTTGGGAACTGAGATATATATGAGTGATAATCAAGTTGCAGAGTGGACTGTTAGCGATTTCGACATCGTAGTTCCTGATACACAATCTGTAGTTTCTGATACACAATCTGCTGATGCATAG